One Coffea arabica cultivar ET-39 chromosome 5e, Coffea Arabica ET-39 HiFi, whole genome shotgun sequence DNA segment encodes these proteins:
- the LOC113687943 gene encoding uncharacterized protein has product MTAFLQISTNFSALDFPPQDCLRKQRLLGLKVSEPINIRSLSRRKIRLVCKYWLKTGVSERKLTFLRVNRIKDGTFIGEDGWKKSKRVVLVRFNGLGGGGGGGGGGGRRDNARVLGNLALAIGLIYLSVTGQLGWVLDAIVSVWLLAVLLPIVGLGAFLWWAGRDIVQGTCPNCGNVFQVFKSTLNDDLQLCPFCSQPFSVVGDKFVRDPVKFSNQSTTFEDAFNDFFPHAKKGKDSSVSVVDVEAEVKDAE; this is encoded by the exons ATGACAGCATTTCTTCAGATTTCCACTAATTTCTCTGCCTTAGACTTTCCACCCCAGGATTGTTTGAGGAAGCAGAGGCTTCTGGGATTGAAAGTATCCGAGCCCATCAACATTCGCAGTCTTTCAAGAAGAAAGATTCGATTGGTATGTAAATATTGGTTGAAAACAGGAGTTTCCGAGAGGAAATTGACATTTTTGAGAGTCAACAGGATTAAAGATGGGACTTTTATCGGAGAAGATGGGTGGAAGAAGAGCAAGAGGGTAGTGCTTGTGAGATTCAATGGCCTTGGTGGTGgcggtggaggtggaggtggcgGTGGCAGAAGAGATAATGCTAGAGTATTGGGGAACCTTGCTTTGGCAATTGGCTTGATTTATCTCTCAGTGACTGGACAgcttggttgggttttggaTGCAATTGTTTCTGTTTGG CTTCTTGCCGTGCTGCTACCAATTGTGGGATTGGGAGCTTTTCTCTGGTGGGCTGGACGGGACATCGTCCAAGGCACT TGTCCAAACTGTGGGAACGTTTTTCAAGTTTTCAA ATCTACGCTTAATGATGATTTACAGCTATGCCCTTTCTGTAGTCAACCGTTCTCAG TGGTAGGAGATAAGTTTGTAAGAGATCCGGTAAAGTTTTCCAACCAATCCACTACTTTTGAGGACGCATTCAATGATTTTTTCCCTCATGCAAAGAAAG GAAAGGATTCATCTGTATCAGTTGTCGATGTTGAAGCTGAAGTAAAAGATGCAGAGTAA